The following coding sequences are from one Lolium rigidum isolate FL_2022 chromosome 6, APGP_CSIRO_Lrig_0.1, whole genome shotgun sequence window:
- the LOC124666082 gene encoding serpin-ZXA-like, which yields MADAARDGQTALALRLVKILAPVVGVATDATERNVAFSPLSVHAALALVAAGARGATQAQLLSFLGAPSAAQLAAFGRRITDTVLDDSEGTGGPRVLFGGGLWVDESRGEIKKAFRDVAVGSYKSEARTVSFIKKPEEAVEMINNCVEQATNGLIDSIISTDDIDADTDLVLANAVYFKGVWLEPFDSHRTLPGTFHRLDGSLVQAQFMSSCYLGHYYVSCMDGFKVLRLPYRPDLGAYEWNELLELREMSARNRIGRTASSADDRQYSMFVFLPDERGGLATMVDLITAAPAYLYGALPQTKPEMVLLELPKFEITFNWDVESDLGRLGLSLPFSREVGDLRGMCEKDDGCRRPTFLSKVTHTAIVKVNEEGTEAAAVSKPVRGGGGPSDIVEFKADHPFTFLIMEEGSGVIVFAGHVLDPTK from the exons ATGGCCGACGCAGCACGCGACGGGCAGACAGCCCTTGCGCTCCGCCTTGTCAAGATCCTAGCGCCGGTAGTCGGCGTCGCGACCGATGCCACCGAGCGCAACGTCGCGTTCTCGCCGTTGTCCGTCCACGCCGCGCTGGCGCTAGTGGCCGCGGGCGCGCGCGGCGCCACGCAGGCGCAGCTGCTCAGCTTCCTGGGGGCGCCTTCGGCCGCCCAGCTCGCCGCATTCGGCCGCCGTATCACCGACACCGTCCTCGACGACAGTGAGGGCACCGGCGGGCCGCGCGTGCTCTTCGGCGGTGGGCTCTGGGTCGACGAGTCGCGCGGCGAGATCAAGAAGGCGTTCCGGGACGTGGCCGTTGGTTCCTACAAGTCCGAGGCGCGTACCGTCAGCTTCATCAAGAAG CCGGAGGAAGCAGTGGAGATGATCAACAACTGTGTGGAGCAAGCCACGAACGGCCTCATCGACTCAATCATCTCCACCGATGATATCGATGCTGATACCGACCTTGTGCTCGCCAACGCTGTGTACTTCAAGGGAGTATGGCTCGAACCGTTCGACTCGCACCGCACCTTGCCGGGCACGTTCCACCGTCTCGACGGCAGCCTAGTGCAGGCGCAGTTCATGTCGTCGTGTTACCTTGGCCATTATTATGTCTCCTGCATGGACGGGTTCAAGGTCCTCAGGCTCCCCTACAGGCCCGACCTGGGCGCCTACGAATGGAATGAGCTTTTAGAGCTAAGAGAGATGTCTGCTCGCAATCGCATCGGTAGGACT GCATCTTCGGCAGATGATCGGCAGTATTCCATGTTCGTCTTCCTCCCTGACGAACGTGGCGGGCTCGCCACCATGGTCGACCTGATCACAGCGGCGCCTGCGTACCTCTACGGCGCATTGCCCCAGACGAAGCCTGAGATGGTGCTTCTTGAGCTGCCCAAGTTCGAGATAACCTTCAACTGGGACGTCGAGAGCGACCTCGGTCGGCTCGGACTCTCGCTGCCGTTCTCGCGGGAGGTTGGCGATCTACGAGGTATGTGCGAGAAGGACGACGGCTGCAGGAGGCCGACATTCCTGAGCAAGGTTACGCATACGGCGATCGTCAAGGTGAACGAAGAAGGGACCGAGGCGGCCGCGGTCTCAAAGCCTGTGCGAGGCGGGGGCGGTCCGTCGGACATTGTTGAGTTCAAGGCTGACCATCCATTCACTTTCCTCATCATGGAGGAGGGGTCAGGGGTGATCGTGTTCGCTGGACACGTCCTTGACCCTACCAAGTGA